A single window of Rhodococcus jostii RHA1 DNA harbors:
- a CDS encoding ABC transporter substrate-binding protein encodes MHGQLFRSTGLAALVAALVVAGCSRGESVGQTASAESFAEPVSVTNCDRTETFDAPPQRIVSMNDHVTEVLIEMGAGDRIVGTGYGDATPLPEFADAFGKIPKLAKEYPTREQILDLDPDLVVGGMRSAFDEKEGRSRESLGDQGIPTFLFSEYCGHGFPDIGLLRGDYQQLGEILGVPDRARAITDRVTSGLQAVRDEIAGTAPVPTFFYDSGEDVPLTIGGVGVGQLIADHAGAANLFAEGEKPYSKSTWEIIGERAPEAIVVLDYGTTSARAKIDFLKSHPIMSTTPAVKAGRFVVVPLDDFFESPRLVRSVETIARALHPDVVGAR; translated from the coding sequence ATGCACGGTCAGTTGTTCAGAAGTACCGGTCTGGCCGCGCTGGTGGCCGCGCTGGTGGTCGCCGGCTGTTCGCGCGGGGAGTCCGTGGGGCAGACCGCTTCCGCCGAATCCTTCGCCGAGCCGGTGTCCGTCACCAACTGCGATCGAACGGAGACGTTCGACGCCCCGCCCCAGCGCATCGTCAGCATGAACGATCACGTCACCGAGGTGCTGATCGAGATGGGGGCCGGCGACCGCATCGTCGGCACGGGGTACGGCGACGCGACCCCGCTGCCGGAGTTCGCGGACGCCTTCGGGAAGATCCCGAAACTCGCGAAGGAGTACCCGACCCGGGAGCAGATCCTCGACCTCGACCCCGACCTGGTGGTCGGCGGAATGCGGAGCGCATTCGACGAGAAGGAGGGGCGGTCGCGTGAATCCCTCGGCGACCAGGGCATTCCCACGTTCCTGTTCTCCGAGTACTGCGGGCACGGCTTCCCGGACATCGGTTTGCTGCGCGGCGACTACCAGCAGCTCGGCGAGATCCTCGGAGTCCCGGACCGGGCGCGGGCGATCACCGACCGGGTGACGTCCGGGTTGCAGGCCGTGCGCGACGAGATCGCGGGCACCGCCCCGGTTCCGACGTTCTTCTACGATTCCGGCGAGGACGTCCCGCTGACGATCGGCGGTGTGGGAGTCGGCCAGCTCATCGCGGACCACGCGGGCGCGGCCAACCTCTTCGCCGAGGGCGAGAAGCCGTATTCGAAGTCCACCTGGGAGATCATCGGTGAACGCGCCCCGGAGGCGATCGTCGTCCTCGACTACGGCACGACGAGTGCGCGGGCGAAGATCGACTTCCTGAAGTCGCACCCGATCATGTCGACGACACCCGCCGTGAAGGCCGGCCGCTTCGTGGTGGTGCCGCTCGACGACTTCTTCGAGAGCCCGCGCCTGGTGCGGTCGGTGGAGACGATCGCGCGGGCACTGCATCCGGACGTCGTCGGCGCGCGATGA
- a CDS encoding FecCD family ABC transporter permease, producing MTVTAARAAPPAQAPHPARARLGFAGLMVALALTTLFVVGLAVSFGSVRIPVGDVWAIVAHRVAPGAFESWWSQARESIVLDSRLPRALTAAAVGAALALAGAVAQAVTRNPLADPYLLGVSSGAGFGVVVVTVLGLGVGALGAFTVPVAAFLGAMVPLFLSLAIGGRYPQPTAVILVGVASAQVFSALITFSILVVADEHQLSSVMHWLAGGFGDSRWSTAIFPAVALATVGAAMMLSASRIDLLQAGDDGAAALGMHVRRFRVVQLLGVSMLAGAAVSVAGGIGFIGLLVPHLAGYVVGARAVRLLPVAAFLGAIAMVAADTAARSVAHSIEVPVGVVTALVGAPIFVWMLYRQYRRAEQ from the coding sequence ATGACCGTTACCGCAGCACGCGCGGCACCGCCGGCGCAGGCGCCGCACCCGGCCCGCGCACGCCTCGGTTTCGCGGGCCTGATGGTGGCGCTCGCGCTGACGACCCTGTTCGTCGTCGGCCTCGCGGTGTCGTTCGGTTCCGTGCGCATCCCGGTCGGCGACGTGTGGGCGATCGTCGCGCACCGCGTGGCCCCCGGCGCATTCGAGTCCTGGTGGTCACAGGCGCGGGAGTCGATCGTCCTCGACTCCCGGCTGCCGCGGGCGCTGACCGCGGCGGCCGTCGGTGCGGCGCTGGCCCTGGCAGGCGCCGTGGCGCAGGCGGTGACCCGCAATCCGCTGGCCGACCCCTATCTGCTCGGCGTGTCCTCGGGTGCCGGTTTCGGCGTGGTGGTGGTGACGGTGCTCGGGCTCGGGGTGGGAGCGCTCGGCGCGTTCACCGTCCCCGTCGCGGCGTTCCTGGGCGCGATGGTGCCGCTGTTCCTGTCGCTGGCGATCGGCGGACGGTATCCGCAGCCGACGGCCGTCATCCTCGTGGGGGTCGCGTCGGCGCAGGTGTTCTCGGCCCTCATCACGTTCTCGATCCTGGTCGTCGCGGACGAGCATCAACTGAGTTCGGTGATGCACTGGCTGGCGGGCGGTTTCGGCGACTCGCGCTGGTCGACGGCGATCTTCCCGGCCGTGGCACTCGCGACGGTCGGGGCTGCGATGATGCTGAGCGCGAGCCGAATCGACCTGCTGCAGGCGGGAGACGACGGCGCCGCCGCCCTCGGCATGCACGTGCGACGCTTCCGCGTCGTGCAGTTGCTCGGTGTGTCGATGCTGGCCGGGGCCGCCGTGTCCGTCGCAGGCGGTATCGGCTTCATCGGTCTGCTGGTGCCGCACCTTGCCGGGTACGTCGTGGGCGCCCGGGCGGTCAGGCTGCTGCCCGTCGCCGCATTCCTCGGCGCGATCGCGATGGTCGCGGCGGACACGGCCGCGCGGTCGGTCGCGCACAGCATCGAGGTCCCGGTGGGCGTCGTCACCGCGCTCGTGGGAGCGCCGATCTTCGTGTGGATGCTCTACCGGCAGTATCGGAGGGCCGAACAGTGA
- a CDS encoding ABC transporter ATP-binding protein, which produces MTALSLQRVRAELGSREVLHGIDFSVRPGEVLALVGPNGSGKTTALRCCYRALTPTGGAVVVDGTDTADLGRRELARTIGASTQEPRVSAGLTVRESVSLGRIPHRGWFERATGADGEIVETCIRQVGLAELAGRDVQALSGGERQRVSIARALAQQPRVLLLDEPTNHLDLRHQLTVMNLLRDLACDGLAIVVTMHDLRLAVEFCDTLAVMHDGRVISTGPPADVLDDTVLGGVFGIRAVVRSAPRLSMEILGLADG; this is translated from the coding sequence GTGACCGCCCTGAGCCTGCAACGTGTCCGCGCCGAACTCGGGTCGCGGGAAGTGCTGCACGGCATCGACTTCTCCGTGCGTCCCGGGGAGGTGCTGGCGTTGGTCGGGCCCAACGGTTCCGGCAAGACCACCGCGCTGCGCTGCTGCTACCGCGCGCTCACCCCGACCGGGGGCGCCGTCGTCGTCGACGGAACGGATACCGCCGATCTGGGCCGGCGGGAACTGGCCCGCACGATCGGGGCGAGCACCCAGGAGCCGCGGGTGTCCGCGGGACTGACCGTGCGCGAATCCGTTTCGCTCGGACGCATCCCGCACCGGGGCTGGTTCGAGCGGGCGACCGGCGCCGACGGTGAGATCGTCGAGACGTGCATACGTCAGGTCGGGCTGGCCGAACTCGCGGGTCGCGACGTCCAGGCACTGTCGGGTGGGGAGCGTCAACGGGTGTCGATCGCCCGGGCGCTCGCGCAGCAGCCGAGGGTCCTGCTGCTCGACGAACCCACCAACCACCTCGACCTGCGGCATCAGCTGACGGTGATGAACCTGCTGCGTGACCTCGCGTGCGACGGTCTGGCGATCGTCGTGACCATGCACGACCTCCGGCTGGCCGTCGAGTTCTGCGACACGCTGGCCGTGATGCACGATGGACGGGTGATCAGCACCGGTCCGCCCGCCGACGTGCTGGACGACACCGTGCTGGGCGGGGTGTTCGGCATCCGCGCCGTGGTGCGGTCGGCGCCGCGGCTGTCGATGGAGATCCTGGGGTTGGCCGATGGATGA
- a CDS encoding (2Fe-2S)-binding protein, whose translation MDEQLRRAYELTARRVPMIADQIGQPGASSFPAVRLTDPGWLADRVADTARRWGSDDPRVNGTLWWYSASSTLTGIPIATALVTGVAARPRLVDAVAFLRDDGYLGGLTASSALPVTEGLSELASEMAAALTPIIDALAAASGVRQAAMWAITTDSIANRALDAGTACGDRARGSIFARGLVDALRRVGAVLPDPRFVDVRAGALSRRFTQRASCCLIYETPGSGKCVSCPRRPAEDRLRGLAALVT comes from the coding sequence ATGGATGAGCAACTGCGGCGTGCGTACGAGCTGACCGCCCGCCGCGTCCCGATGATCGCCGACCAGATCGGGCAACCCGGGGCCTCCTCGTTCCCGGCCGTGCGCCTGACCGATCCCGGCTGGCTCGCGGACCGCGTCGCGGACACGGCGCGGCGGTGGGGCAGCGACGATCCCCGGGTCAACGGCACCCTGTGGTGGTACTCGGCCAGCTCGACACTGACCGGGATTCCGATCGCGACCGCGCTCGTCACCGGGGTCGCCGCCCGGCCTCGGCTCGTCGACGCCGTGGCATTCCTGCGGGACGACGGGTATCTCGGCGGCCTGACCGCGTCGTCGGCACTGCCGGTCACCGAGGGGCTGTCCGAGCTGGCGTCCGAGATGGCCGCGGCGCTGACGCCGATCATCGACGCTCTCGCCGCGGCGTCCGGGGTGCGGCAGGCGGCGATGTGGGCGATCACGACGGATTCGATCGCCAACCGGGCACTCGACGCGGGAACGGCGTGCGGCGATCGCGCACGCGGCAGCATCTTCGCCCGGGGGCTGGTGGACGCACTCCGCCGCGTCGGTGCGGTGCTGCCGGACCCGCGGTTCGTCGACGTCCGGGCCGGGGCACTGTCACGCCGGTTCACGCAGCGGGCGTCGTGCTGCTTGATCTACGAGACCCCCGGGTCGGGCAAGTGTGTGAGCTGCCCGAGGAGGCCGGCCGAGGACCGTCTGCGAGGTCTGGCCGCGCTCGTGACGTGA
- a CDS encoding error-prone DNA polymerase, whose protein sequence is MGWGNGPPTWSEMERVLSGRPGRVSPESLYPGDGGDSPAWSRKRGEYRAGPQERAGSTVPYAELHAHSAFSFLDGASPPEELVEEAVRLGLEAIALTDHDGFYGVVRFAEAAKELNMRTAFGSELTLDDAHLLVLARGQEGYRRLSREIAAAHLAGGEKGKLRYDLDRLTDAAGGHWQILTGCRKGHVRQALAAGGPDAAAARLRELIDRFGADRVTVELTHHGIAEDAERNASLAELAQQHGLPVIASTAAHFAGPPRRRLAMAMAAVRARQSLDDAAGHLAPAGGAHLRSGEEMAHLFAAYPEAVRGAADLGRECAFDLRLIAPQLPPFDVPDGHTEASWLRQLTMDGARRRYGAPADRPEAYRQIEHELDIITGLNFPGYFLVVHDIVSFCKNNDILCQGRGSAANSAVCYAIGITNVDPVRNKLLFERFLSPERDGPPDIDVDIESDRREEAIQHVYAKYGRQYAAQVANVITYRGKSSVRDMARALGFSQGQQDAWSKQVSRWGGIGKEVGTDIPPAVLELAAQIEGFPRHLGIHSGGMVICDRPIADVCPVEWARMENRSVLQWDKDDCAAVGLVKFDMLGLGMLSALHYMIDLVAEHKGIEVDLAQLDLSEEAVYEMLQRADSVGVFQVESRAQMATLPRLKPRNFYDLVVEVALIRPGPIQGGSVHPYIRRRNKLEPVTYDHPSLEKALKRTLGVPLFQEQLMQMAVDVAGFSPAEADQLRRAMGSKRSPEKMERLRGRLYQGMRELHGIGDDVADRIYEKLYAFANFGFPESHSQSFAALVFYSSWFKLHHPAAFCAGLLRAQPMGFYSPQSLVADARRHGVPVHGADINASLAHATVEAGGTEVRLGLGEVRHIGTALAERIVESRGDGGPYTSFLDLTGRVELSTAQAESLATAGALDSFGLSRREALWAAGAAAGERRDRLPGIGASTRAPTLPGMSDLELAAADVWATGVSPDTYPTQFLRPQLDALGVIPAAGLLDVPDGDRVLVGGAVTHRQRPATAAGVTFINLEDETGMVNVVCSVGLWAKYRKLANTAPALLVRGKVQNAEGAVTVVADRLQLMDLRVSAKSRDFR, encoded by the coding sequence ATGGGTTGGGGAAACGGTCCGCCGACGTGGTCCGAGATGGAGCGCGTCCTGTCGGGCAGGCCGGGGCGGGTCAGCCCGGAGTCGCTGTACCCGGGCGACGGCGGCGACAGCCCCGCGTGGTCGCGCAAGCGGGGTGAGTACCGGGCGGGCCCGCAGGAGCGGGCCGGCTCCACCGTTCCGTACGCCGAACTCCACGCGCATTCGGCGTTCAGTTTCCTCGACGGCGCCTCCCCGCCGGAAGAGTTGGTGGAGGAGGCCGTCCGGCTCGGTCTCGAGGCCATCGCACTCACCGACCACGACGGGTTCTACGGTGTGGTCCGGTTCGCGGAGGCGGCGAAGGAACTGAACATGCGCACCGCGTTCGGGTCCGAACTGACGTTGGACGACGCGCACCTGCTGGTGTTGGCGCGAGGCCAGGAGGGGTACCGGCGGCTCTCCCGGGAGATCGCGGCGGCGCATCTCGCGGGCGGGGAGAAGGGCAAGCTGCGCTACGACCTCGACCGTCTCACCGACGCTGCCGGGGGGCACTGGCAGATCCTGACCGGGTGCCGGAAGGGGCATGTGCGTCAGGCGCTGGCCGCCGGTGGCCCGGACGCCGCGGCCGCCCGGCTGCGGGAGCTGATCGACCGGTTCGGGGCCGACCGGGTCACGGTGGAACTCACCCATCACGGCATCGCGGAGGACGCCGAGCGCAACGCCTCCCTCGCCGAACTCGCACAGCAGCACGGACTTCCGGTGATCGCGTCCACGGCGGCGCACTTCGCGGGACCGCCGCGCCGGAGACTGGCCATGGCGATGGCCGCCGTCCGGGCCCGGCAGAGCCTCGACGACGCGGCCGGGCACCTGGCGCCCGCCGGGGGAGCGCACCTGCGGTCCGGTGAGGAGATGGCGCACCTCTTCGCCGCGTACCCGGAAGCCGTCCGCGGTGCCGCGGACCTCGGCCGGGAGTGTGCGTTCGACCTGCGGCTCATCGCGCCGCAACTGCCACCGTTCGACGTGCCCGACGGGCACACCGAGGCGAGCTGGCTGCGGCAGCTCACGATGGACGGGGCCCGACGACGTTACGGTGCGCCTGCGGACCGGCCGGAGGCCTACCGGCAGATCGAGCACGAACTGGACATCATCACCGGGCTGAACTTCCCGGGCTACTTCCTGGTGGTCCACGACATCGTGTCGTTCTGCAAGAACAACGACATTCTCTGCCAGGGAAGGGGTTCGGCGGCCAACTCCGCCGTCTGCTACGCCATCGGCATCACCAACGTGGATCCCGTCCGCAACAAGCTGTTGTTCGAACGTTTCCTCTCGCCCGAACGCGACGGCCCGCCGGACATCGACGTCGACATCGAATCCGATCGGCGGGAGGAGGCCATCCAGCACGTCTACGCCAAGTACGGACGCCAGTACGCGGCGCAGGTGGCGAACGTCATCACGTACCGCGGAAAGTCCTCGGTGCGGGACATGGCCCGGGCGCTGGGTTTCTCGCAGGGGCAGCAGGACGCGTGGAGCAAACAGGTCAGCCGCTGGGGCGGCATCGGGAAGGAGGTCGGCACCGACATTCCGCCCGCCGTCCTCGAACTGGCCGCCCAGATCGAGGGGTTTCCGCGGCACCTCGGCATCCACTCGGGCGGCATGGTGATCTGCGACCGGCCGATCGCCGACGTGTGCCCGGTGGAGTGGGCGCGTATGGAGAACCGCAGCGTTCTGCAGTGGGACAAGGACGATTGCGCGGCGGTGGGTCTGGTGAAGTTCGACATGCTGGGTCTCGGCATGCTCTCCGCGCTGCACTACATGATCGACCTCGTGGCCGAGCACAAGGGGATCGAGGTGGATCTGGCGCAGCTGGACCTCTCCGAGGAAGCCGTCTACGAGATGTTGCAGCGGGCGGACTCGGTGGGGGTGTTCCAGGTGGAGTCACGGGCCCAGATGGCCACCCTGCCGAGGCTGAAACCGCGGAATTTCTACGACCTGGTGGTGGAGGTGGCGCTCATCCGTCCCGGTCCGATCCAGGGCGGATCGGTGCACCCGTACATCCGCCGCCGCAACAAGCTCGAACCGGTGACCTACGACCACCCGTCCCTGGAGAAGGCGCTGAAGCGGACGCTGGGTGTGCCGCTGTTCCAGGAGCAGTTGATGCAGATGGCGGTCGACGTCGCGGGTTTCAGCCCGGCCGAGGCCGACCAGCTCCGCCGGGCCATGGGGTCCAAGCGGTCGCCCGAGAAGATGGAACGGCTGAGGGGGCGGCTCTACCAGGGCATGCGGGAGTTGCACGGGATCGGCGACGACGTGGCCGACCGGATCTACGAGAAGCTGTACGCCTTCGCGAATTTCGGTTTCCCCGAAAGTCATTCGCAGAGTTTCGCCGCCCTGGTGTTCTATTCATCGTGGTTCAAGCTGCATCACCCGGCGGCGTTCTGCGCCGGTCTGCTGCGGGCGCAGCCGATGGGGTTCTACTCGCCGCAGTCGCTGGTGGCCGACGCCCGCAGGCACGGGGTGCCGGTGCACGGCGCGGACATCAATGCGAGTCTCGCGCACGCCACCGTCGAGGCGGGCGGGACGGAGGTGCGTCTCGGGCTCGGGGAGGTGCGGCACATCGGGACCGCGCTGGCCGAGCGGATCGTCGAATCCCGCGGCGACGGAGGTCCGTACACGTCGTTCCTCGACCTCACCGGCCGGGTGGAACTGAGTACGGCGCAAGCCGAATCGCTGGCTACCGCAGGTGCTCTCGACAGTTTCGGGTTGTCCCGCCGGGAGGCGTTGTGGGCGGCGGGCGCCGCGGCGGGGGAGCGCCGCGACCGGCTGCCGGGGATCGGGGCATCCACCCGCGCGCCGACCCTGCCGGGGATGAGCGATCTCGAACTGGCCGCGGCGGACGTGTGGGCCACCGGGGTGTCACCGGACACGTACCCCACCCAGTTCCTGCGCCCGCAACTCGACGCGCTGGGGGTGATCCCGGCGGCGGGCCTACTCGATGTTCCCGACGGCGACCGGGTTCTGGTGGGTGGGGCGGTAACCCACCGGCAGCGCCCGGCGACGGCCGCGGGGGTCACGTTCATCAACCTCGAGGACGAGACCGGGATGGTCAACGTGGTGTGTTCGGTGGGGTTGTGGGCGAAGTACCGCAAGCTCGCCAACACGGCGCCCGCACTGCTGGTGCGCGGCAAGGTGCAGAACGCGGAGGGGGCGGTGACGGTGGTGGCGGATCGGCTGCAGCTGATGGATTTGCGGGTGTCCGCCAAATCCAGGGACTTCAGGTGA
- a CDS encoding DUF4349 domain-containing protein — translation MRRYVVSVIVVASLALAGCGGSGSDSSQPSLAPTPGDSSQMEIGGAVQQPAKDQAPTDRQEIITGQVALTADDPVAVGRQIVDKVDDLGGRVDQLTEQPGSDDQDASSSLTIRVPADSLTQTLDDLRELGKVTSVSVTKSDVTMQSQDLDARIGALTASVTRLQGLITSAANTADLIEAERALSERQGELDSLTAQKRSLSDQVALATLMIDVTATDAEQPSPGPDNFWEGLVAGWHALLSAIKGGAVVVGALIPWFGFVAVIALVVYGAYRLRRMYNRPAGPPPGPAPEREEAKTQ, via the coding sequence ATGAGGAGATACGTCGTGTCGGTGATCGTCGTGGCTTCGCTGGCGCTCGCGGGGTGTGGTGGTTCCGGCAGTGATTCCTCCCAACCGTCGCTCGCCCCGACACCCGGGGACTCGAGCCAGATGGAAATCGGTGGCGCGGTACAGCAACCCGCGAAGGACCAGGCGCCCACCGACCGCCAGGAGATCATCACCGGTCAGGTCGCGCTCACCGCGGACGACCCGGTGGCGGTCGGCAGGCAGATCGTGGACAAGGTCGACGATCTGGGCGGACGCGTCGACCAGCTCACCGAACAGCCGGGCTCCGACGACCAGGACGCGAGCAGTTCCCTGACCATCCGGGTGCCCGCCGACTCGCTCACGCAGACGTTGGACGATCTGCGGGAACTGGGCAAGGTCACCAGCGTCAGCGTCACGAAGAGCGACGTGACGATGCAGTCGCAGGATCTCGACGCCCGGATCGGCGCGTTGACGGCCTCCGTCACCCGGCTGCAGGGGCTCATCACGTCGGCGGCGAACACCGCGGATCTGATCGAGGCCGAGAGGGCGTTGTCGGAGCGTCAGGGCGAACTGGACAGCCTCACCGCTCAGAAGCGGTCGCTGAGCGACCAGGTGGCACTGGCGACGCTCATGATCGACGTCACCGCCACGGATGCCGAGCAGCCCAGTCCCGGTCCGGACAACTTCTGGGAAGGTCTCGTGGCGGGCTGGCACGCCCTGCTGTCTGCGATCAAGGGCGGTGCCGTGGTCGTGGGGGCGCTGATTCCCTGGTTCGGTTTCGTGGCCGTCATCGCATTGGTCGTGTACGGCGCGTACCGTCTGCGCCGGATGTACAACAGGCCGGCCGGCCCACCGCCGGGCCCGGCGCCGGAACGAGAAGAGGCGAAGACGCAATGA
- a CDS encoding rhodanese-like domain-containing protein yields the protein MIEVDLNALDGALASGAPVIDVREADEYAQARVPGVTLIPLSEFVARVDEIPEAEVVYVICGVGGRSLQAAEYLNARGINAVSVAGGTSAWMQSGRPVESGA from the coding sequence ATGATCGAAGTCGACCTGAATGCCCTGGACGGTGCGTTGGCGTCGGGTGCCCCCGTCATCGATGTGCGCGAGGCCGACGAGTACGCCCAGGCGCGGGTGCCGGGTGTGACGCTGATTCCGCTCAGTGAGTTCGTCGCGCGCGTGGACGAGATCCCGGAAGCCGAGGTCGTCTACGTGATCTGCGGGGTGGGTGGCCGGAGCCTGCAGGCGGCGGAGTACCTGAACGCGCGGGGGATCAACGCCGTGTCGGTCGCGGGCGGGACGTCCGCGTGGATGCAGTCCGGACGCCCCGTCGAGTCGGGCGCCTGA
- a CDS encoding TDT family transporter gives MTPNWFAAVMGTSIVAVVAAAFPAGGPVARTAAEIFWLIAATLLVVLTTALVRHWIRRRDDALADARSHTMFPFYGAVSMAVLTVGAGTGSAGRALLGGVAVTASATLWTIGTVIGLVTYVVMARRLTRPHQVTPVPSWLMPVVPPMVSAATGAALVKHLPEGAPQIAMLALCYTLFALALSAALTVAVVVGRHLLSNGLPDTPLVPTLWIPLGVIGQSVAAINLLGGVSGHAWLHSVGVVYGTTVGALGVLALVTLVTVTVRAFRRGLGFTPGWWSFTFPVGTCALGANSLGVALDSVVIVGAGMTLWCALVLIWSTVAVRTVRHAAGQRGGRSVRDDSAGHALSAAR, from the coding sequence ATGACCCCGAATTGGTTCGCCGCAGTGATGGGCACCAGCATCGTCGCAGTCGTCGCCGCGGCATTTCCGGCAGGCGGTCCGGTGGCCCGGACGGCCGCCGAGATCTTCTGGCTGATCGCCGCGACGCTGCTCGTGGTGCTGACCACCGCACTGGTGCGGCACTGGATCCGTCGCCGCGACGACGCACTCGCGGACGCGCGCAGCCATACGATGTTCCCGTTCTACGGCGCGGTGTCGATGGCGGTGCTGACAGTCGGCGCCGGCACCGGATCCGCGGGTCGCGCACTTCTCGGTGGTGTCGCCGTCACCGCGTCGGCCACCCTGTGGACGATCGGGACCGTCATCGGGCTCGTCACCTACGTGGTGATGGCGCGCCGGCTGACCCGGCCTCACCAGGTGACTCCGGTGCCGTCCTGGCTGATGCCCGTCGTGCCGCCGATGGTGTCGGCCGCCACCGGTGCCGCGCTGGTCAAGCACCTCCCGGAAGGCGCGCCGCAGATCGCGATGCTGGCGCTCTGCTACACGCTGTTCGCGCTGGCGCTGAGCGCCGCGCTGACCGTCGCCGTCGTCGTCGGACGCCATCTGCTGAGCAACGGGCTCCCCGACACCCCACTCGTGCCCACCCTCTGGATTCCGCTCGGCGTGATCGGCCAGTCGGTGGCGGCGATCAATCTGCTCGGCGGGGTATCCGGCCACGCCTGGCTCCACTCGGTGGGCGTGGTCTACGGGACCACCGTCGGCGCGCTCGGCGTCCTCGCCCTCGTGACGCTGGTCACCGTGACCGTCAGGGCCTTTCGCCGCGGACTGGGGTTCACGCCCGGCTGGTGGAGTTTCACGTTCCCCGTCGGCACGTGCGCGCTGGGCGCGAACTCGCTCGGCGTCGCATTGGACTCGGTGGTGATCGTCGGCGCGGGCATGACCCTGTGGTGCGCGCTGGTCCTGATCTGGAGCACCGTCGCGGTCCGCACAGTGCGCCACGCCGCCGGGCAACGGGGTGGGCGCTCGGTCCGCGACGATTCCGCGGGGCACGCCCTCAGCGCGGCGCGCTGA
- a CDS encoding LysR family transcriptional regulator: MPLSPRVPELSALDVLLSVERLGSMGAAGREHGLSQQAVSARVRSAERQFGIKVFSRGASGVRPTSEGALILEWASHILATAEELASGVAALRGERQAGLTVAASMTIAEYLVPGWTVAMRRKYPNVVTNVRLLNSSEVTARVLSGEADLGFVEGPDIPAGLQVREIGRDHLVVVVPPEHEWVRRSPISVSELAATPMIQRESGSGTRTTLENAVPQCVPPLLELTSCTAVKAAVVAGNAPAVLSSLAVAADLTDGRLASVQVEGLTLPRRLSAVWDPVRGVQGAARDFLDIALGASAAAGVGAAVVGATAQPR, from the coding sequence GTGCCGCTGTCTCCCCGAGTACCCGAACTCAGTGCCCTCGACGTCCTGCTGTCCGTCGAGCGGCTCGGAAGCATGGGGGCGGCGGGCCGTGAACACGGGCTCAGCCAGCAGGCCGTCAGCGCCCGGGTGCGTTCGGCCGAGCGTCAGTTCGGCATCAAGGTGTTCAGCCGCGGCGCCAGCGGGGTGCGGCCCACGTCGGAAGGCGCCCTCATCCTCGAATGGGCGAGTCACATCCTCGCCACGGCCGAGGAACTGGCGTCGGGAGTCGCGGCGCTGCGCGGCGAACGGCAGGCCGGGCTGACGGTGGCGGCCAGCATGACGATCGCCGAGTACCTGGTTCCCGGGTGGACCGTCGCGATGCGGCGCAAGTACCCGAACGTGGTCACCAACGTGCGGCTGCTCAACTCGTCCGAGGTGACCGCCCGGGTGCTGTCCGGTGAGGCGGATCTCGGGTTCGTCGAGGGCCCGGACATTCCGGCGGGACTGCAGGTACGGGAGATCGGCCGCGACCACCTGGTGGTCGTGGTGCCGCCCGAGCACGAATGGGTCCGCCGGTCACCGATTTCCGTGTCCGAACTCGCCGCGACGCCGATGATCCAGCGTGAGTCCGGTTCCGGGACGCGCACCACCCTGGAGAACGCGGTGCCGCAGTGCGTTCCGCCGTTGCTGGAGCTGACGTCGTGCACGGCGGTGAAGGCGGCGGTCGTGGCGGGTAACGCTCCGGCGGTGCTGTCCTCGCTGGCGGTGGCCGCCGACCTGACGGACGGCCGCCTCGCCTCCGTTCAGGTGGAGGGGTTGACGCTTCCGCGGCGGCTCTCCGCCGTCTGGGACCCGGTGCGCGGCGTTCAGGGTGCGGCGCGCGACTTCCTCGACATCGCGCTCGGTGCCAGCGCGGCCGCCGGTGTCGGGGCCGCAGTCGTCGGAGCTACAGCGCAGCCCCGCTGA
- a CDS encoding tRNA (cytidine(34)-2'-O)-methyltransferase: MFRVMFHEPRIPPNTGNAIRMVAGTGCELHLVGPLGFDLSEPKLKRAGLDYHDLASVTVHENLEAAWAALEPARVYAFTAHATVSYADIAYQPGDVLLFGPEPTGLSEEVLADPHVTERLRIPMLPGRRSLNLSNAAALVTYEAWRQHGFSGAAL, from the coding sequence GTGTTCCGAGTGATGTTCCACGAACCCCGAATCCCACCCAACACCGGCAACGCCATCCGCATGGTGGCAGGCACCGGGTGCGAGCTGCACCTCGTGGGTCCACTCGGATTCGACCTGTCCGAGCCGAAACTCAAACGTGCCGGACTCGACTACCACGACCTGGCGTCGGTGACCGTGCACGAGAACCTGGAGGCGGCCTGGGCTGCGCTGGAGCCCGCGCGGGTGTACGCGTTCACCGCGCACGCCACCGTGTCGTACGCCGACATCGCCTACCAGCCCGGCGACGTTCTGCTGTTCGGTCCCGAACCCACCGGACTGTCGGAGGAGGTGCTGGCCGATCCCCACGTGACGGAGCGGCTCCGCATCCCCATGCTTCCCGGCCGCCGGTCGCTGAACCTGTCGAACGCCGCCGCCCTCGTCACGTACGAGGCGTGGCGCCAGCACGGATTCAGCGGGGCTGCGCTGTAG